The following are encoded together in the Streptomyces rapamycinicus NRRL 5491 genome:
- a CDS encoding FadR/GntR family transcriptional regulator: MRHGPVVPRVESALRAMLTEGRWLPGERLPNEVALAAELGVGRSSVREAVRLLAHDGLVEVRHGSGTYAARPPAPGGEGDMRRLLRRARLREVYEVRRALEVEAARLAAGRIRPEDIGRLRDHLALREERAGGDPATFVDADLAFHRTVVEMSGNAVLLGLFTSVLPVLREALVEMVGHEPALPDVSCAHAELLDGLARGDADTAIAATVSHLEAVMELFDGDGDGDGDGDGDGDTSELGSDNSEKEVAAP; the protein is encoded by the coding sequence TTGCGGCACGGACCCGTGGTGCCACGGGTCGAGAGCGCCCTGCGCGCGATGCTCACCGAGGGCCGCTGGCTCCCCGGTGAGCGGTTGCCCAACGAGGTGGCGCTCGCCGCCGAACTGGGCGTCGGCCGCTCCTCGGTGCGGGAGGCCGTACGCCTGCTGGCCCATGACGGGCTGGTCGAGGTGCGCCACGGCTCGGGCACCTACGCCGCGCGGCCCCCGGCTCCCGGCGGGGAGGGCGATATGCGGCGGCTGCTGCGCCGGGCCCGGCTGCGCGAGGTGTACGAGGTGCGCCGCGCCCTCGAGGTCGAGGCCGCCCGGCTGGCCGCCGGGCGCATCCGCCCCGAGGACATCGGGCGGCTGCGGGACCATCTCGCACTGCGCGAGGAGCGGGCCGGAGGCGATCCGGCCACCTTCGTGGACGCCGATCTGGCCTTCCACCGGACCGTGGTGGAAATGTCCGGGAACGCCGTGCTGCTCGGCCTGTTCACCTCCGTCCTGCCGGTGCTGCGCGAGGCACTGGTGGAGATGGTCGGCCACGAGCCCGCCCTGCCCGATGTGTCGTGCGCCCACGCCGAACTGCTGGACGGGCTGGCGCGCGGGGACGCCGACACCGCGATCGCGGCCACGGTCTCCCACCTCGAGGCCGTCATGGAACTCTTCGACGGCGACGGCGACGGCGACGGCGACGGCGACGGCGACGGCGACACAAGCGAACTCGGAAGCGACAACAGCGAAAAGGAGGTGGCGGCCCCGTGA
- a CDS encoding CDP-alcohol phosphatidyltransferase family protein — MPRDIPPLAEVRRITEKKRDAWWTVMLVDPVATPLVRWIAKYTRATPNQLTWGAFLVGLGSAACFAQGDWRWLLLGAVLYHVSFIFDCMDGKLARLTGTGSVFGAWLDFVFDRIRVLVCSVALMAGQYTRTDDVLYLWLALAVTFLDALRYIDSLEIFKIRHGMRKQIKARMRAARKAENQAELAFMEDLLRENPKADLETDHDTVAPLEPVAPLEPVAALEATAALEATATLEATATLESTATPVSAPVPAPRRPAVVDLHQEFRRRFPWWVRCRNFLQRHRIRAHLISGIEFQMGVFIIGPAIDAVVATTVVSGVLLLVFELAIIYKFLLSTRDFTRTINSFEAAEERIPAATSVSS; from the coding sequence ATGCCCCGAGACATACCGCCGCTCGCCGAGGTCCGCCGGATCACCGAGAAGAAGCGAGACGCGTGGTGGACCGTCATGCTCGTGGACCCGGTGGCCACACCGCTGGTCCGCTGGATCGCCAAGTACACCCGGGCCACCCCCAACCAGCTCACCTGGGGTGCGTTCCTGGTGGGCCTCGGCTCCGCCGCGTGCTTCGCTCAGGGCGACTGGAGATGGCTGCTGCTCGGGGCCGTGCTCTACCACGTGAGCTTCATCTTCGACTGCATGGACGGCAAGCTGGCCCGGCTGACCGGCACCGGCTCGGTCTTCGGGGCCTGGCTGGACTTCGTCTTCGACCGGATCCGGGTGCTGGTGTGCTCGGTCGCCCTGATGGCAGGTCAGTACACGCGCACGGATGACGTCCTGTATCTGTGGCTGGCGCTGGCCGTCACCTTCCTGGACGCGCTGCGCTACATCGACTCGCTGGAGATCTTCAAGATCCGGCATGGGATGCGCAAGCAGATCAAGGCCCGGATGCGGGCGGCCCGCAAGGCCGAGAACCAGGCCGAACTGGCCTTCATGGAGGACCTGCTGCGGGAGAACCCCAAGGCCGATCTGGAGACGGACCACGACACGGTGGCTCCCTTGGAGCCCGTTGCTCCTCTGGAGCCGGTGGCGGCCCTGGAGGCCACGGCGGCCCTGGAGGCCACGGCGACCCTGGAGGCCACGGCGACCCTGGAATCCACGGCCACCCCGGTTTCGGCCCCGGTACCGGCCCCGCGCCGCCCCGCCGTCGTCGATCTGCACCAGGAGTTCCGGCGCCGCTTCCCGTGGTGGGTCCGGTGCCGGAACTTCCTGCAGCGCCACCGCATCCGCGCTCATCTCATCAGCGGTATCGAGTTCCAGATGGGCGTGTTCATCATCGGCCCGGCCATCGACGCGGTGGTGGCGACGACCGTCGTATCGGGTGTGCTGCTGCTCGTCTTCGAGCTGGCCATCATCTACAAGTTCCTGCTGTCCACCCGGGACTTCACCCGCACCATCAACTCCTTCGAAGCAGCCGAAGAGCGCATTCCGGCCGCCACCTCGGTCAGCTCCTGA
- a CDS encoding tyrosine-type recombinase/integrase: MEIFFTDPGALEAAGVTDAQRALERYGLHASAPFILSDDGSYDVHLNRFLWSLPTLGVRSANSWRAYALDLLTWGRFLHEHRDKTVWQADRDDITAFHRARRVAPDPTQVVSAATWNRGIAALDKFYSWAADEGLVTRTPFRYYESSRRADFGGQVLVRNNRAVEKAARRGNVKFLSVPRYTAFRDVGLRGLRPSGVSDPSFRGRNAERNVVLAELLVTTGLRIEEAASLCWPELPAPDPQGGRKSVPFDLAPPTAKRDKGRRILLPNRIVSAVADYMEIERSLVLDRWRARGCPLPAGAVLGSHADHRGVRMPTKDGRLRRVPWSRVPPSIRSRLFLVDEQDRPLGPACVWLGQEARPVSLSAWESVFVRASERCRTNGIDVAATPHVLRHTFAVHLLSALIHEQIGSVDRREMADGVYRRIVGDPLDHLRRLLGHSSITTTYIYLDCTDQAQSLIDSAVHAWTSEVAATAAQVSEEVQRPLAQVREVNSW; encoded by the coding sequence ATGGAGATCTTCTTCACCGACCCGGGAGCGCTGGAAGCGGCCGGGGTCACCGACGCGCAGAGGGCACTGGAAAGGTACGGCTTGCATGCCAGTGCGCCGTTCATCCTCAGTGATGACGGCAGCTACGACGTGCATCTGAACCGCTTCCTGTGGTCCTTGCCGACCCTCGGGGTGAGGTCGGCGAACTCCTGGCGGGCGTACGCGCTCGATCTACTGACCTGGGGACGGTTCCTCCACGAACATCGCGACAAGACCGTCTGGCAAGCCGACCGTGACGACATCACGGCTTTCCACCGGGCACGGCGTGTGGCGCCCGACCCCACACAAGTCGTCTCGGCAGCCACCTGGAACCGGGGCATCGCGGCCTTGGACAAGTTCTACAGCTGGGCTGCGGACGAAGGCTTGGTCACGCGGACGCCGTTCAGGTACTACGAGAGTTCACGGCGCGCAGACTTCGGCGGACAAGTACTCGTCCGCAACAACCGCGCGGTGGAGAAGGCTGCCAGACGCGGCAACGTCAAGTTCCTCTCTGTGCCCCGATATACGGCCTTCCGCGATGTCGGGCTGCGTGGTCTACGGCCGTCGGGGGTATCCGATCCTTCCTTTCGGGGCCGGAACGCGGAACGCAACGTCGTCCTGGCGGAGCTACTGGTCACCACCGGCCTACGCATTGAGGAGGCCGCCTCGCTGTGCTGGCCGGAGCTTCCCGCCCCGGATCCCCAGGGCGGAAGGAAGAGCGTGCCGTTCGACCTGGCGCCGCCGACCGCCAAGCGGGACAAGGGTCGGAGGATCCTGCTGCCGAATCGGATCGTCTCAGCCGTGGCCGACTACATGGAGATCGAGCGCTCCTTGGTGCTGGACCGTTGGCGCGCCCGAGGCTGCCCTCTGCCTGCCGGTGCGGTGCTGGGAAGCCACGCCGACCACCGGGGCGTACGAATGCCCACGAAGGACGGCCGACTGCGCAGGGTACCCTGGTCACGCGTTCCCCCATCGATCCGGTCACGGCTATTCCTCGTGGACGAGCAGGACCGTCCTCTTGGGCCCGCTTGTGTGTGGCTCGGCCAAGAAGCACGTCCGGTATCTCTGTCCGCCTGGGAGTCCGTCTTCGTACGCGCCTCGGAGAGGTGCCGAACCAACGGGATCGATGTCGCTGCCACGCCTCATGTGCTGAGGCACACCTTCGCCGTTCATCTGCTCTCGGCTCTGATCCATGAGCAGATCGGCTCGGTGGACAGGCGTGAAATGGCCGACGGCGTGTACCGCCGGATCGTCGGGGATCCACTCGACCACCTGCGCCGGCTACTGGGGCACTCCTCGATCACGACGACGTACATCTATCTCGACTGCACGGACCAGGCGCAGTCCTTGATCGACAGTGCGGTGCATGCGTGGACCTCCGAGGTCGCGGCAACAGCGGCTCAGGTCTCTGAAGAGGTGCAACGTCCCCTGGCCCAGGTACGGGAGGTGAACTCGTGGTAG
- a CDS encoding TIGR03086 family metal-binding protein, whose amino-acid sequence MTDEQTTMIDFGPTARRVTALLGGVTDEQLSAPTPCGAYSVADLLDHFMGLALAMRQAAEKTTAEAGPAPGQGSADRLDPDWRQELPRRLDALAVAWREPSAWLGTTEAGGVTMPAQMMGIVALDELVIHGWDLARATGQPYDCDPRSVETIIEWLAAVPDEERPKELFGPMIPVPADAPPLDRAIALSGRDPGWRA is encoded by the coding sequence GTGACCGACGAACAGACCACCATGATCGATTTCGGACCCACAGCGCGGCGGGTGACGGCGCTGCTCGGCGGCGTCACGGACGAGCAGCTCAGCGCGCCCACACCGTGTGGCGCCTACTCCGTCGCGGATCTGCTCGACCACTTCATGGGGCTCGCCCTCGCCATGCGCCAGGCCGCCGAGAAGACCACGGCCGAGGCGGGCCCCGCCCCCGGTCAGGGGTCGGCCGACCGGCTGGACCCCGACTGGCGGCAGGAGCTGCCGCGCCGCCTGGACGCGCTGGCCGTGGCCTGGCGCGAGCCGTCCGCCTGGCTGGGCACCACGGAGGCCGGTGGCGTCACCATGCCGGCCCAGATGATGGGCATCGTGGCGCTGGACGAGCTGGTGATCCACGGCTGGGATCTCGCCCGCGCCACCGGCCAGCCCTACGACTGCGATCCCCGCAGCGTCGAGACCATCATCGAATGGCTGGCGGCGGTCCCGGACGAGGAGCGCCCGAAGGAGCTGTTCGGCCCCATGATCCCCGTCCCGGCCGACGCGCCGCCGCTGGACCGCGCGATCGCCTTGAGCGGCCGCGACCCGGGATGGCGCGCCTGA
- a CDS encoding MFS transporter — protein sequence MTTSGRLSAAVPDLLRKRSFRRYWTGQSISLVGDQISQIALPLVAVLALHADAAQMGWLATAQLMPALLLSLPAGAWADSRAHRRRVMIVTDLARALLIASVPIAYALDALTFTQLYAVALGIGALTVLFDVCNTILFVSLIPAERYIEGNSLVNGSRAMSFVAGPSVGGLLVQLFTAPLALLADAVTYLASACCLARITPAEPSAAPPSKGHFTAGLRWILRSRVMRATFAGSATVQFFNFIFHTLFVLYATTELGLSAGVLGSVLGVGAIGGLIGAALTGRLVRHVGVGPTVIVGFAAFPVPLLLVPLADGPEPLVLSLLFLAEFGSCVGAMIVDISLGSLQTALIPHSLRARVNGAYRTLTHGMRPLGALAGGALGTAIGLRPTLWIATAGAVMCLVWVLPSPVPRIRELPDTPLEPAHGAPSPSASSPSSG from the coding sequence ATGACGACCTCGGGCCGCTTATCCGCGGCCGTCCCCGACCTACTGCGCAAGCGCTCCTTTCGCCGTTACTGGACCGGCCAGAGCATCTCCCTGGTCGGCGACCAGATATCCCAGATCGCCCTCCCTCTCGTCGCCGTCCTCGCCCTCCACGCCGACGCCGCCCAGATGGGCTGGCTCGCCACGGCCCAGCTGATGCCAGCCCTGCTGCTCTCTCTGCCCGCAGGCGCCTGGGCCGACAGCAGAGCGCATCGCCGTCGCGTAATGATCGTCACGGACCTCGCGCGGGCCCTGCTCATCGCGTCGGTTCCCATCGCGTACGCCCTGGACGCACTCACCTTCACGCAGCTCTACGCGGTCGCCTTGGGGATCGGCGCGCTGACCGTCCTCTTCGACGTCTGCAACACCATCCTGTTCGTCTCGCTCATCCCCGCCGAGCGCTATATCGAGGGCAACTCCCTCGTCAACGGAAGCCGGGCCATGTCGTTCGTTGCGGGTCCCAGTGTCGGCGGTCTCCTCGTCCAGTTGTTCACCGCGCCGCTCGCGCTCCTCGCTGACGCGGTGACCTATCTGGCCTCCGCCTGCTGTCTGGCCCGCATAACCCCCGCCGAACCGTCGGCCGCGCCTCCCTCGAAAGGGCACTTCACCGCAGGCCTGCGGTGGATCCTCCGCTCGCGCGTCATGCGCGCCACGTTCGCCGGATCCGCCACGGTTCAGTTCTTCAATTTCATTTTTCACACGCTCTTCGTGCTCTACGCCACTACCGAACTCGGCCTGAGCGCAGGCGTGCTGGGATCGGTCCTCGGAGTCGGCGCGATCGGCGGGCTGATCGGTGCCGCCCTCACCGGCCGTCTCGTGCGCCACGTCGGCGTCGGGCCCACCGTCATCGTCGGCTTCGCAGCCTTCCCGGTCCCGCTACTGCTCGTACCCCTCGCAGACGGCCCGGAGCCCCTCGTCCTCAGCCTCCTCTTCCTCGCCGAATTCGGCTCGTGCGTGGGCGCGATGATTGTCGACATCTCGCTGGGCTCACTCCAGACAGCCCTGATCCCCCACTCCCTGCGTGCCCGCGTCAATGGGGCCTACCGCACCCTCACCCACGGCATGCGCCCGCTGGGCGCGCTCGCGGGAGGAGCACTCGGCACGGCTATCGGGCTACGTCCGACCCTGTGGATCGCAACGGCCGGGGCCGTGATGTGCCTGGTCTGGGTACTGCCTTCGCCGGTACCACGTATCCGCGAGTTGCCCGATACTCCGCTGGAGCCAGCACACGGCGCACCATCGCCATCCGCCTCCTCGCCCTCGTCCGGCTAG
- a CDS encoding phosphotransferase enzyme family protein, translated as MAEVAFTEERARAVLSAALPPYRAGTAEARLLALGENAVFAVDSLSLVVRISRDLEVWDRAARELRIADWLAREGLPAVRPDRRFGPEQPLPFADHLVTYWQRLPDPVRPAGARDLAELLRMVHALPDPPGDPAPLPLPRRDLLGGVERWLRLAGDAIDPADAAYLRARRDDFAAAVEELTPRLAPGPIHGDALPRNVHIGPDGPVLVDLETFSHDLREHDLVVMALSRDRYGLGAAEYDAFVAEYGWDVREWPGCAVLRGARETASCAWVSQHAPGNPAARAEFARRIASLREGDTAVRWHTF; from the coding sequence GTGGCGGAGGTCGCGTTCACGGAGGAGCGGGCGCGGGCGGTGCTCTCGGCCGCGCTGCCGCCCTACCGGGCCGGTACGGCGGAGGCCCGGCTGCTGGCCCTCGGTGAGAACGCCGTCTTCGCCGTCGACAGCCTCTCGCTGGTGGTCCGGATCAGCCGCGACCTGGAAGTGTGGGACCGGGCCGCCCGGGAGCTGAGGATCGCCGACTGGCTGGCCCGGGAGGGGCTGCCCGCGGTCCGCCCCGACCGGCGCTTCGGCCCCGAGCAGCCGCTTCCGTTCGCCGACCATCTCGTCACGTACTGGCAGCGGCTTCCCGACCCGGTACGCCCCGCCGGGGCGCGCGATCTCGCGGAGCTGCTGCGGATGGTGCACGCCCTGCCCGACCCGCCCGGCGACCCGGCGCCGCTTCCGCTGCCGCGCCGCGATCTGCTGGGCGGGGTCGAGCGCTGGCTGCGGCTGGCCGGGGACGCGATCGACCCGGCGGACGCGGCGTATCTGCGCGCCCGCCGGGACGACTTCGCGGCCGCCGTCGAGGAGCTGACCCCGCGCCTCGCCCCCGGCCCGATCCACGGCGACGCGCTGCCGCGCAATGTGCACATCGGCCCGGACGGCCCGGTGCTGGTGGACCTGGAGACCTTCTCGCACGATCTGCGCGAGCACGATCTGGTGGTGATGGCCCTGTCCCGGGACCGCTATGGGCTCGGCGCGGCGGAGTACGACGCGTTCGTGGCGGAGTACGGCTGGGACGTACGCGAGTGGCCCGGCTGCGCGGTGCTGCGGGGCGCACGCGAGACCGCCAGCTGCGCCTGGGTCTCCCAGCACGCCCCGGGCAACCCGGCGGCCCGCGCCGAGTTCGCCCGCCGCATCGCCTCCCTGCGGGAGGGCGACACGGCGGTGCGCTGGCACACGTTCTGA
- a CDS encoding winged helix-turn-helix domain-containing protein, with amino-acid sequence MSNSQKDEPTRARTTRLTDPRALRAYAHPTRMRLVGLLRTEGPFTATRAAELIGESVASCSYHLRMLAKYGLVEVAPGGQGREKPWRATTRFTQWPNYSEDPAVAEASRALETAVAERYFELMTRAIEERHDLPREWQEAEHIGDQVLYLTAGELADLAEKLDGLLRPYEDRQGDPAARPQGVRLVQIIRAAFPLPQRLAGNEETSTPPDSAGGPR; translated from the coding sequence GTGTCGAACAGTCAGAAGGACGAGCCAACCCGGGCCCGCACGACCCGGCTCACCGACCCCCGCGCCCTGCGCGCCTACGCCCATCCCACCCGCATGCGCCTGGTCGGCCTGCTCCGCACCGAAGGCCCCTTCACCGCGACCCGCGCGGCCGAGCTCATCGGCGAATCCGTCGCCAGTTGCTCGTACCACCTGCGGATGCTCGCCAAGTACGGGCTGGTCGAGGTCGCACCGGGTGGTCAGGGCCGCGAGAAACCCTGGCGGGCCACAACGCGCTTCACCCAGTGGCCCAACTACTCCGAAGATCCTGCCGTCGCGGAGGCCAGCAGGGCACTGGAAACGGCGGTCGCCGAGCGCTACTTCGAGCTGATGACCCGCGCCATCGAAGAGCGCCACGATCTGCCACGCGAGTGGCAGGAGGCCGAGCACATCGGCGACCAGGTTCTCTACCTGACGGCGGGAGAACTCGCCGACCTCGCCGAAAAACTCGACGGTCTGCTGCGCCCGTACGAGGACCGGCAGGGCGACCCGGCCGCCCGCCCCCAAGGCGTGCGGCTTGTCCAGATCATCCGGGCCGCCTTTCCCTTGCCGCAACGGCTCGCAGGCAACGAGGAGACTTCCACCCCGCCGGACAGCGCGGGCGGCCCGCGATGA
- a CDS encoding ABC transporter substrate-binding protein encodes MRRRTLLAASATGALLSGCAPERRRATGGRITLRFQSLAWQRESVAANKQLVGEWNAAHPDIRVEYVQGSWDGVHDQLLTSFEGGEAPDIIHDATDDLADFAYGGYLADLTDLLPRRLKDDIPPRTWQTATFGGGVHGVPFLQEPRVLIANRALLERARVRIPTAERPWSWAEFEDAAEDLTRDGAYGVAWPLKEPVSATLNLSLSTGGKVFHRGTDGKVTVRFGAADQRVPRVIHDQLGGDRTAARTTLGMGGSDTLPGFFGGKYAMVPLGFSYRQQIVQQAPKGFAWTVLPSPAGPGVDQRQGVSPQTLSIAADSPYQREAARFIDFFLRPPHMVRLARGDWMLPTGRTALRDPALRTRRHGWATGTALAGQLRPAPAQTVRGYPEWKDKVATPALQEYYSGAIGMGELRERLVDDGNLVLARYQR; translated from the coding sequence ATGCGCCGCCGAACGCTGCTGGCCGCGTCCGCCACCGGGGCGCTGCTGTCCGGCTGCGCGCCCGAGCGGCGGCGGGCGACCGGCGGCCGGATCACCCTGCGCTTCCAGTCCCTGGCCTGGCAGCGGGAATCGGTGGCGGCCAACAAGCAGCTGGTGGGGGAGTGGAACGCGGCCCATCCCGACATCCGGGTCGAATATGTCCAGGGCAGCTGGGACGGCGTCCACGACCAGCTGCTCACCTCCTTCGAGGGCGGCGAGGCGCCAGACATCATCCATGACGCCACCGACGACCTCGCCGACTTCGCCTACGGAGGCTATCTCGCCGATCTCACCGATCTGCTGCCCCGGCGGCTCAAGGACGATATCCCGCCCCGGACTTGGCAGACCGCCACCTTCGGCGGCGGCGTCCACGGTGTGCCGTTCCTCCAGGAGCCGCGCGTGCTGATCGCCAACCGCGCGCTGCTGGAGCGGGCCCGGGTGCGGATCCCCACCGCCGAACGGCCCTGGAGCTGGGCCGAGTTCGAGGACGCGGCCGAAGACCTGACCCGGGACGGGGCGTACGGCGTGGCCTGGCCGCTCAAGGAGCCGGTCTCCGCGACCCTCAACCTCTCGCTCTCCACCGGCGGCAAGGTCTTCCACCGGGGCACGGACGGCAAGGTCACGGTCCGGTTCGGCGCCGCCGACCAGCGGGTGCCCCGCGTCATCCACGACCAGTTGGGCGGCGACCGCACCGCCGCGCGGACCACCCTCGGCATGGGCGGCTCCGACACGCTCCCCGGCTTCTTCGGCGGGAAGTACGCGATGGTCCCGCTCGGCTTCTCCTACCGCCAGCAGATCGTGCAGCAGGCGCCCAAGGGGTTCGCCTGGACCGTACTGCCGTCCCCGGCCGGGCCCGGCGTCGACCAGCGGCAGGGGGTCAGCCCGCAGACGCTGTCCATCGCCGCCGACAGCCCGTACCAGCGGGAGGCCGCCCGCTTCATCGACTTCTTCCTGCGCCCGCCGCATATGGTGCGGCTCGCCCGGGGCGACTGGATGCTCCCCACGGGCCGGACCGCGCTCCGGGACCCCGCCCTGCGCACCCGCCGCCACGGCTGGGCCACCGGCACCGCCCTGGCCGGACAGCTGCGCCCGGCGCCCGCGCAGACGGTGCGCGGCTACCCGGAGTGGAAGGACAAAGTGGCCACTCCGGCGCTGCAGGAGTACTACAGCGGGGCAATCGGAATGGGGGAGCTGCGCGAGCGGCTCGTCGACGACGGGAACCTGGTGCTCGCCCGCTACCAGCGGTAG
- a CDS encoding carbohydrate ABC transporter permease, which yields MRRGPTARRRAARTGQYLALLGYLVFLAFPLLWLVSTAFKPPRELASLHPGWIPDHPTLDNFRQAFEEQPLLRSAGNSLIASLAAAVITVVIATPMAYVMARHHRSALSRAATGWIVVSQAFPFVLVIIPLFLVLKEVRLIDSRSGLIMVYVVWSLPFALWMLAGYARAVPRELEEAAAVDGAGRLRVLISVTMPLLTPGIVATALFAFITAWNEFFFALVLLKSPRKQTMPIILTHFIGTEGVADLGPLAAASLLATLPSLVLFALIQRRITSGTLAGAVKH from the coding sequence GTGCGTCGAGGCCCCACCGCCAGGCGCCGCGCCGCCCGCACCGGCCAGTACCTCGCCCTGCTCGGCTATCTGGTCTTCCTCGCCTTTCCCCTGCTGTGGCTGGTCTCCACCGCGTTCAAACCGCCGCGCGAGCTGGCGAGCCTCCACCCCGGCTGGATCCCCGACCACCCCACCCTCGACAACTTCCGTCAGGCGTTCGAGGAGCAGCCGCTGCTGCGGTCCGCGGGCAACAGCCTGATCGCCTCCCTCGCCGCCGCGGTCATCACCGTCGTCATCGCCACCCCGATGGCCTATGTGATGGCCCGCCACCACCGCTCCGCGCTGTCCCGGGCGGCCACCGGCTGGATCGTGGTCAGCCAGGCGTTCCCCTTCGTCCTGGTGATCATTCCGCTGTTCCTGGTGCTCAAGGAGGTCCGCCTGATCGACTCCCGCTCCGGGTTGATCATGGTGTACGTAGTGTGGTCCCTGCCGTTCGCCCTGTGGATGCTGGCCGGGTACGCACGGGCCGTACCGCGCGAGCTGGAGGAGGCCGCGGCCGTGGACGGCGCGGGCAGACTGCGGGTGCTGATCTCCGTCACCATGCCGCTGCTGACCCCCGGCATCGTGGCCACCGCCCTCTTCGCGTTCATCACCGCCTGGAACGAGTTCTTCTTCGCGCTCGTCCTGCTCAAATCCCCGCGGAAACAGACGATGCCGATCATCCTCACCCACTTCATCGGAACCGAGGGCGTCGCCGACCTCGGTCCGCTCGCCGCCGCCTCACTGCTGGCGACGCTGCCCTCGCTCGTGCTGTTCGCGCTCATCCAGCGCCGGATCACCAGCGGCACCCTGGCCGGGGCGGTGAAGCACTGA
- a CDS encoding carbohydrate ABC transporter permease, whose amino-acid sequence MTRRQGTAQGAWFLVLPALIPILLLSVGPLLYGIALAFTDSQAGRTDPTQWIGLLNFQDLLRDTLFWESFRIGLVWAVAVSVPQFLLALGLALLLHQDLRFRWLSRALAIVPWAMPEVVVGIMWRLVYHPDAGVLNETLGTHRDWLGSLSTALPAVVVVGIWARLPQVTVTLLAGLSNVPRELHEAAAMDGAGAWRRFRTVTWPAIRPIALAISALSFIWNVNSFALVYVLTGGGPGGRTRLPMLFAYEEAFRYGQFGYAAAMGCVLVAVVSILLAVHLVARLKGDDEA is encoded by the coding sequence ATGACGCGCCGTCAGGGCACTGCCCAGGGGGCGTGGTTCCTGGTCCTGCCCGCGCTGATCCCGATCCTCCTCCTCAGCGTCGGCCCGCTCCTCTACGGGATCGCGCTGGCCTTCACCGACTCACAGGCGGGCCGTACCGACCCCACCCAGTGGATCGGGCTGCTCAACTTCCAGGACCTGCTGCGCGACACCCTCTTCTGGGAGTCGTTCCGGATCGGCCTGGTGTGGGCGGTGGCCGTCTCCGTACCGCAGTTCCTGCTCGCGCTCGGCCTCGCGCTGCTGCTCCACCAGGACCTGCGGTTCCGCTGGCTGTCACGGGCGCTCGCGATCGTCCCCTGGGCGATGCCGGAGGTCGTGGTCGGCATCATGTGGCGGCTGGTCTACCACCCCGACGCGGGGGTGCTCAACGAGACGCTGGGCACCCACCGCGACTGGCTCGGCAGCTTGTCCACCGCCCTGCCCGCCGTCGTCGTGGTCGGCATCTGGGCACGGCTTCCGCAGGTCACGGTCACCCTGCTGGCCGGGCTCTCGAATGTGCCGCGCGAACTGCACGAGGCCGCGGCCATGGACGGCGCCGGTGCCTGGCGCCGCTTCCGCACCGTCACCTGGCCCGCCATCAGGCCCATCGCCCTCGCCATCAGCGCGCTCAGCTTCATCTGGAACGTCAACTCGTTCGCGCTGGTCTACGTCCTGACGGGCGGCGGGCCGGGTGGCCGCACCCGGCTGCCGATGCTCTTCGCCTATGAAGAGGCCTTCCGCTACGGCCAGTTCGGCTATGCGGCGGCGATGGGCTGTGTGCTGGTGGCGGTGGTCTCCATCCTGCTGGCCGTCCATCTCGTGGCCCGGCTGAAGGGAGACGACGAGGCATGA
- a CDS encoding exonuclease domain-containing protein has protein sequence MSWTSGTLVAFDLETTGTDIETDRIVTAAVVAVDADERPPEARTWLLDPGVTIPRQASAIHGISTEHARRHGVAAAPAIDEITSAVAEVLNSGTPLVVMNARYDLSLLDRECRRHGIEPLVKRLRGGTSPVIDPLVLDKHVDQYRKGSRNLQALCEHYGVPLNDAHNAVADAVAAARAARSMGIKHSVIGTLGPAELHDLQVRAAAEQAVSLQRYLRRTSDVTAYVEPAWPIVPFSREEIGPLTRG, from the coding sequence ATGAGCTGGACCAGCGGGACGTTGGTGGCCTTCGACTTGGAGACCACGGGAACCGACATCGAGACCGACCGGATCGTCACCGCTGCCGTCGTGGCTGTGGACGCGGATGAACGACCACCGGAGGCTCGGACATGGCTGCTCGACCCGGGGGTGACCATCCCGCGGCAGGCTTCGGCCATCCATGGCATCTCCACGGAACACGCCCGCAGGCACGGGGTTGCGGCGGCTCCCGCGATCGACGAAATCACATCGGCTGTCGCTGAAGTGCTGAACTCGGGGACTCCGCTGGTGGTGATGAACGCGCGGTACGACCTCTCGCTCCTCGACCGTGAGTGCCGACGCCATGGCATAGAGCCGTTGGTCAAGCGGTTGCGTGGAGGGACATCGCCTGTCATCGACCCTTTGGTCCTGGACAAGCACGTGGACCAATACAGGAAGGGGTCACGGAATCTCCAGGCGCTCTGCGAGCACTACGGTGTGCCGCTCAACGACGCGCACAACGCTGTTGCGGATGCGGTGGCCGCAGCGCGTGCGGCGCGATCCATGGGCATCAAGCATTCGGTCATAGGAACGCTGGGGCCTGCGGAGCTGCACGATCTACAGGTTCGTGCGGCGGCCGAGCAGGCTGTCTCTCTCCAGAGGTATCTGCGTCGTACCTCGGATGTGACTGCCTACGTCGAGCCGGCATGGCCGATCGTCCCGTTCAGCCGCGAGGAAATAGGTCCTCTGACGCGAGGCTAG